One segment of Paenibacillus rhizovicinus DNA contains the following:
- a CDS encoding MFS transporter has protein sequence MQTSATSHSKTATKSQTKKVSMFSQPIGVWAVVFASIIAFMGLGLVDPILPAIAAKLHASSSDVTLLFTSYNAVMAIAMLITGVLSSRIGMKGTLLMGIIVIAVFAALGGMSNSIWALVWLRGGWGLGNAMFVATALAAIVSMSKTGVGKSIILFEVAVGLGISVGPLLGGELGSISWRGPFFGVACLMVLAFLLVTLLMPKRSKSVPVTQASTASKKKASLADPFRALKFRALRTFGIAAALYNFGFFTLLVYAALVLGHLGLDEHQLGLVFLGWGLMLAFTSVFTAPMLQRRFGTLPSMVVQLLLFAATLFVMAIWTTDKTVVIVMVIVAGAFLGNNNTLITTAVMNAAPVERPTASAAYSFLRFIGGAIAPYLAGKLAEWFNPHMPFIVGGAFVVIASLYLLVNTKHLKHVDNVESAH, from the coding sequence ATGCAAACCTCAGCGACCAGTCATAGCAAGACTGCCACGAAGTCGCAAACGAAGAAAGTCAGTATGTTCAGTCAGCCTATCGGCGTCTGGGCGGTCGTATTCGCCAGTATCATCGCCTTCATGGGTCTCGGTCTCGTCGATCCGATTCTCCCGGCTATCGCCGCGAAGCTTCACGCTTCCAGCAGCGACGTTACCTTATTGTTCACGAGCTACAATGCCGTCATGGCAATCGCGATGCTGATTACAGGCGTCCTTTCATCCCGGATCGGCATGAAAGGAACGCTGCTCATGGGGATTATCGTCATCGCGGTCTTCGCCGCGCTCGGCGGCATGTCCAACAGCATTTGGGCGCTGGTCTGGCTTCGCGGCGGCTGGGGACTCGGCAATGCGATGTTCGTGGCGACGGCGCTCGCCGCGATCGTATCGATGTCCAAGACAGGCGTCGGCAAGTCGATCATTTTGTTCGAAGTCGCGGTAGGGTTGGGCATTTCCGTCGGTCCGCTGCTTGGCGGAGAGCTGGGCTCTATCTCCTGGCGGGGCCCGTTCTTCGGCGTCGCCTGCCTCATGGTTCTTGCGTTCCTGCTGGTCACGCTCCTAATGCCGAAACGCTCCAAATCGGTGCCCGTTACTCAAGCATCTACGGCAAGCAAGAAGAAAGCATCGCTCGCCGATCCTTTCCGCGCCTTGAAATTCCGTGCGCTCCGCACGTTCGGGATTGCGGCAGCCCTTTATAATTTCGGTTTCTTCACCTTGCTTGTATACGCGGCGCTCGTTCTTGGCCACCTGGGTCTGGATGAGCATCAACTTGGTCTCGTCTTCCTTGGCTGGGGGCTGATGCTGGCCTTCACGTCCGTCTTCACGGCACCTATGCTGCAGAGACGGTTCGGCACGCTGCCTTCCATGGTCGTGCAATTGCTCTTGTTTGCCGCGACGCTGTTCGTCATGGCGATCTGGACAACGGACAAAACGGTCGTCATCGTCATGGTTATCGTGGCCGGCGCGTTCCTTGGCAACAACAATACGCTGATTACGACGGCGGTCATGAACGCGGCGCCGGTTGAACGTCCTACCGCCTCGGCGGCTTACAGCTTCCTGCGCTTCATCGGCGGCGCGATCGCTCCATACCTGGCCGGCAAGCTGGCGGAATGGTTCAATCCGCATATGCCGTTTATCGTCGGCGGCGCGTTCGTCGTCATTGCCTCGCTCTATCTGCTCGTAAACACGAAGCATCTGAAACACGTCGATAATGTCGAGAGCGCGCACTAA
- a CDS encoding DUF2306 domain-containing protein yields MTRSWWLLVIVSLGVMIPFAAPYLTFDAANSRVNIAPGSVQYPLLVTHILLAAAALLTGFTQFIPRIRTERPQLHRLLGRIYVGSVLISALLALPLVGYMDDFAKATGFAALALIWLFTTYKGYRAAVRRDFGAHRRWMIRSFGITLVAVSGRLLVPILLLTYALLHGFSLPEGREGMVEDVLNVNIWAGLIANLMIVEWAVLKPKEQKA; encoded by the coding sequence ATGACTAGAAGCTGGTGGCTGCTCGTAATTGTTTCTTTGGGCGTTATGATTCCTTTTGCCGCTCCGTATTTGACGTTCGATGCGGCGAACAGCCGCGTGAACATCGCGCCGGGTAGCGTGCAGTATCCGCTGCTCGTCACGCATATTTTGCTGGCGGCCGCGGCGCTGCTAACGGGCTTCACGCAGTTTATCCCGCGCATTCGAACGGAGCGGCCGCAGCTGCACCGCTTGCTCGGGAGGATCTACGTCGGCAGCGTTCTGATCAGCGCGCTGCTTGCGCTGCCGCTCGTAGGATACATGGACGATTTCGCGAAGGCGACGGGCTTCGCGGCATTGGCGCTGATCTGGTTGTTCACGACCTATAAGGGATATCGCGCAGCCGTAAGACGAGACTTCGGCGCCCACCGCAGATGGATGATCCGGAGCTTCGGCATCACCCTGGTCGCCGTGAGCGGGCGTTTGCTCGTGCCGATCCTGCTGTTGACCTATGCTTTGCTGCACGGCTTCTCGCTTCCCGAAGGCAGAGAGGGTATGGTGGAGGATGTGCTGAACGTGAATATATGGGCCGGCCTGATTGCGAACCTGATGATTGTCGAATGGGCGGTATTAAAGCCGAAGGAACAGAAGGCTTAG
- a CDS encoding stalk domain-containing protein produces MVYRAVLSIALAAMILWQVIPAGQAEAEQTYDGISAAEQLRGMNFLNQMREDMGLPGLVLDPSLTKAAIDHARYADAHYTLKSPGRSAETAGMTHFTKETPADRAASAGYKEAGMDIQETVYMDDRPYDVFDLGQHMRDLSLVHERRVILTNPGTAAVGIARIGKATVVVGAIKSKADANAPLQVALYPYDGMEGAMIETDGFMDPQHPLEGEGMTITVHSSRSDVSGMTATLQRKAGSRTIVVPLQVTATGSGAYELKADRLLRTGAEYAVHVSFQAGSETAVRDWTFTTSSFPAEMYIDDMPLIGSYNLVRIDPNGRVYVPIRFLSERFGAKVAWDKATQTVTITKDGLNMRMTVGNGTAYVNGKAIPLDSPPKLELYTTTIPLRFIAEAFGYEVNYFEKDRSVEIWTGFTDPVQPPAAASKQAS; encoded by the coding sequence TTGGTATACAGAGCAGTGCTTTCCATCGCATTAGCGGCGATGATTCTGTGGCAGGTCATTCCCGCTGGACAAGCGGAGGCGGAGCAAACCTATGATGGGATAAGCGCTGCAGAACAGCTGCGGGGCATGAATTTTCTGAATCAAATGCGTGAGGATATGGGGCTCCCCGGGCTTGTCCTGGATCCTTCGCTGACGAAAGCGGCCATCGATCATGCCCGTTATGCGGATGCGCATTACACGCTGAAGTCACCCGGACGTTCGGCGGAAACCGCGGGCATGACGCACTTTACCAAGGAGACGCCGGCAGACCGCGCGGCCTCCGCGGGTTACAAGGAAGCGGGCATGGACATTCAAGAAACGGTCTATATGGATGACAGGCCCTACGATGTATTCGATCTGGGTCAGCATATGCGCGATCTGTCGCTGGTACATGAGCGGCGCGTTATTCTTACGAATCCGGGAACGGCGGCCGTCGGTATCGCCAGAATCGGCAAAGCGACTGTGGTTGTCGGCGCGATCAAGAGCAAAGCGGATGCGAATGCTCCCTTGCAAGTGGCGCTGTATCCCTATGACGGCATGGAAGGGGCGATGATCGAAACGGATGGCTTCATGGACCCCCAACATCCGCTGGAGGGCGAAGGCATGACGATTACGGTGCACAGCAGCCGGTCCGACGTATCCGGGATGACGGCGACGCTGCAGCGGAAGGCGGGCAGCCGGACGATCGTCGTTCCGCTGCAAGTGACGGCGACCGGATCCGGGGCTTATGAATTGAAAGCGGACCGTCTGCTGCGGACTGGCGCGGAGTACGCGGTTCATGTCTCCTTCCAGGCCGGCAGCGAGACCGCGGTGCGGGACTGGACTTTCACGACGAGTTCGTTTCCGGCCGAGATGTATATCGACGACATGCCGCTTATCGGCAGCTACAATCTGGTTCGCATCGATCCGAATGGCCGGGTATATGTGCCGATCCGGTTTCTGTCGGAGCGGTTCGGAGCCAAAGTGGCGTGGGATAAAGCGACGCAGACGGTTACGATTACGAAGGACGGACTGAACATGCGGATGACGGTCGGCAACGGCACTGCTTACGTAAACGGGAAAGCCATTCCGCTGGACAGTCCGCCAAAGCTGGAGCTGTACACCACGACCATTCCGCTGCGATTCATAGCCGAGGCTTTCGGATATGAGGTCAATTACTTCGAGAAAGACCGGTCCGTGGAAATCTGGACCGGGTTCACGGACCCGGTGCAGCCGCCTGCGGCCGCAAGCAAGCAGGCCAGCTAG
- a CDS encoding pentapeptide repeat-containing protein, whose translation MYQYIDQRYEGVNFGGRDLRDGELVRCTFERCTFVGASMEEISTTGCRFVDCNFTGASMNASTHSESAFLNCIFVEANLFVSVFTSCKMMGSDFSKAQLDGFTAAGGDWSYTNLRHARLSKQDLRGICLLEADLSGANLEKADLRNSDLTRVNLSQTKLKGADLRGAVMDGVNWPSVDVKGVRMDAAQAILFLRSHGAKVD comes from the coding sequence ATGTACCAATATATCGATCAACGCTACGAAGGCGTCAACTTCGGCGGCCGGGATTTGCGGGACGGGGAACTCGTTCGCTGCACGTTCGAGCGCTGCACGTTCGTCGGCGCTTCGATGGAAGAGATCTCGACGACCGGCTGCCGCTTCGTCGACTGTAATTTTACCGGAGCGTCGATGAACGCTTCGACGCACTCGGAATCGGCTTTTCTGAACTGTATTTTTGTCGAAGCGAATCTCTTCGTTTCTGTCTTTACCAGCTGCAAAATGATGGGCTCGGACTTCTCCAAGGCGCAGCTCGACGGATTCACCGCCGCCGGAGGCGATTGGTCGTATACGAACCTGAGGCATGCCCGGTTGTCCAAGCAGGATCTGAGGGGCATTTGCCTGCTGGAGGCCGATCTGTCCGGCGCGAACTTGGAGAAAGCGGATCTGCGGAACAGCGACTTGACGCGGGTCAATCTGTCGCAGACGAAGCTGAAGGGAGCGGACCTGCGCGGTGCCGTCATGGACGGGGTCAATTGGCCGTCCGTCGACGTGAAGGGCGTGCGGATGGATGCGGCCCAAGCCATTCTGTTCCTTCGCTCGCATGGCGCGAAAGTGGATTAG
- a CDS encoding heme-degrading domain-containing protein: MSEFLEALLEQEEELQFESFTNEDAYELGCIIVKHAKDVLGKGIAVHIENGEYPLFTHYMTGTSKDNIYWVNAKKNVVHHYGHSSLYVGEMYKAQGTTFKEGSGLSLDEFQGEGGSFPIIVRGQGKVGTVTVSGLAGEEDHQVAVDGLRTYLTR; the protein is encoded by the coding sequence ATGAGCGAATTCCTGGAAGCGTTGTTGGAACAAGAAGAAGAGCTGCAATTTGAGTCGTTTACGAACGAAGACGCCTACGAGCTGGGCTGCATCATCGTCAAGCATGCGAAAGACGTGCTTGGCAAAGGCATTGCGGTACATATCGAGAACGGGGAATATCCGCTGTTCACGCACTATATGACGGGCACGTCCAAAGATAATATTTATTGGGTCAACGCGAAGAAAAACGTCGTCCACCACTATGGCCACAGCTCGCTCTATGTCGGCGAAATGTATAAGGCGCAAGGCACGACGTTCAAGGAGGGCTCCGGCCTGTCGCTTGATGAATTCCAAGGCGAAGGCGGCTCGTTCCCGATTATCGTGCGCGGCCAAGGCAAAGTCGGCACCGTAACGGTATCGGGCCTGGCCGGCGAAGAAGATCATCAGGTAGCCGTGGACGGCTTGCGCACGTACCTGACCAGATAG
- a CDS encoding NAD-dependent epimerase/dehydratase family protein: MTIRAIITGATGMVGEGVLHECLQHPGVEQVLVIHRKPCGIKHPKLREIVHGDFYDMSPIEAELTGYNACYFCLGVTSVGMSEADYARVTHDLTLHVAELLARRNPDMVFCYVTGTGTDSTEKGRSMWARVKGKTENELLRLPFKRAYMFRPGYIHPTKGLQNTHKYYRALMWLYPILRMLMPGSVVTLRELGLAMIHAARGSYPSSILSSKEIRELAGMDR, encoded by the coding sequence ATGACTATCCGCGCCATCATTACGGGGGCGACCGGCATGGTCGGGGAAGGCGTGCTGCATGAATGCCTGCAGCACCCCGGCGTGGAACAGGTGCTTGTCATCCATCGGAAGCCGTGCGGCATCAAGCATCCCAAGCTGCGGGAGATCGTGCACGGGGATTTCTATGATATGTCGCCGATCGAAGCGGAGCTGACGGGTTATAATGCCTGCTACTTCTGCCTCGGCGTAACCTCGGTCGGGATGAGCGAAGCGGATTACGCGCGCGTGACGCACGACTTGACGCTGCATGTCGCGGAGCTGCTCGCCCGCCGGAACCCGGACATGGTGTTCTGCTACGTAACGGGTACAGGCACGGACAGCACGGAGAAGGGGCGCAGCATGTGGGCGCGGGTGAAAGGAAAGACCGAGAACGAGCTGCTGCGCCTGCCCTTCAAGCGGGCGTACATGTTCCGTCCCGGATACATTCATCCGACGAAAGGGCTGCAGAACACGCATAAGTATTACCGTGCGCTGATGTGGCTGTACCCGATTCTGAGAATGCTTATGCCGGGCAGCGTCGTCACGCTCCGCGAGCTCGGTCTTGCGATGATTCACGCTGCCAGGGGCTCGTACCCCTCGTCGATTCTAAGCAGCAAGGAAATTCGCGAGCTTGCCGGAATGGACCGGTAA
- a CDS encoding response regulator transcription factor has translation MKSMTILIADDEAEIADLVELHLAKEGYRCIKAVTGPEAVQAVQSQTVDLAILDIMMPGFDGYEVTRQIREHSAMPIIFLSAKTSDLDKITGLVIGADDYMTKPFNPMELVARVNAQLRRALQFNQQAGGSSPVLEIAGLVVDPDRHTVMKYGSPVELTPKEFDILYLLASHPKKVFSGELLFERVWGEAYFESGNTVMVHIRTLRKKLGDDKNKWIKTVWGVGYTFNG, from the coding sequence ATGAAGTCAATGACGATACTGATCGCGGACGACGAGGCGGAGATCGCCGATCTGGTCGAGCTGCATCTGGCCAAGGAAGGCTACCGCTGCATCAAGGCGGTAACAGGTCCCGAAGCCGTCCAAGCCGTCCAGTCGCAGACGGTCGATCTTGCGATTCTCGATATTATGATGCCGGGGTTCGACGGCTACGAAGTGACCCGGCAGATTCGGGAGCATTCCGCGATGCCGATTATTTTCCTCAGCGCCAAGACGAGCGACCTCGACAAAATCACCGGTCTCGTCATCGGCGCCGACGATTACATGACGAAGCCGTTTAACCCGATGGAGCTGGTTGCCCGCGTCAATGCCCAGCTGCGGCGCGCGCTGCAGTTCAACCAGCAGGCGGGCGGCAGCTCGCCCGTGCTGGAGATCGCCGGGCTCGTCGTGGATCCCGACCGGCACACCGTCATGAAGTACGGCAGCCCCGTGGAATTGACGCCGAAGGAATTCGATATTCTGTACCTGCTCGCGAGCCACCCGAAGAAAGTGTTCAGCGGCGAGCTGCTGTTCGAGCGCGTCTGGGGCGAAGCGTATTTCGAAAGCGGCAATACCGTGATGGTTCATATCCGGACGCTGCGCAAGAAATTAGGGGACGACAAGAACAAATGGATCAAGACCGTATGGGGCGTCGGGTACACGTTCAATGGATAG
- a CDS encoding sensor histidine kinase — MDRPSISFRSKMLLLLGLSMLLSGIILFVAYRSLESYYLSHIRFADDPLFRLRQFIASFGDFKFALILMTPFTILLFYLFTKPYAAYFTHISTGINRLAKGDFSGRVIIHSQDEFGRIADDINLAGEQLQKAVERGDFAENSKDQLVLNLAHDLRTPLTSVLGYLDFILRDEGLSKEQARHYTGIAYAKSRRLEKLIEELFEVTRMNHGMTPLHVADLDLSELLVQLNEELFPLFESRELTVRLHAGTQVRMQGDGELLARVFGNLLTNAVRYGADGQFIDIHCVLEGDEAVVQVVNYGDSIPPEQLPYLFDMFFTGDQARTNNNGGTGIGLFIVRNIVEQHGGTIKVDSSVVRTCFEVRLPTRQGESNPASLAKGENAGMPSNTK, encoded by the coding sequence ATGGATAGGCCGTCGATCAGTTTCCGTTCCAAGATGCTGCTGCTGCTCGGTCTCAGCATGCTGCTGTCCGGCATCATCCTGTTCGTGGCCTATCGGTCCTTGGAATCCTATTATTTATCCCACATTCGGTTCGCGGACGATCCGTTGTTCAGGCTGCGGCAGTTCATTGCGAGCTTCGGCGATTTCAAATTCGCCTTGATCCTCATGACTCCGTTCACGATCCTGTTGTTCTACCTGTTCACGAAACCGTACGCGGCGTATTTCACGCACATTTCAACGGGAATCAACCGGCTGGCGAAGGGCGATTTCAGCGGGCGCGTCATCATCCATTCGCAGGATGAGTTCGGCCGCATCGCCGACGACATTAACCTGGCGGGCGAACAGCTGCAGAAGGCGGTGGAACGGGGCGATTTCGCGGAGAACAGCAAGGATCAGCTCGTGCTCAACTTGGCGCATGATCTGCGTACCCCGCTCACGTCGGTGCTCGGGTATTTGGATTTTATATTGCGGGACGAAGGCTTGTCCAAGGAGCAAGCCCGCCATTATACGGGAATCGCCTATGCCAAATCCCGGCGGCTGGAGAAGCTGATCGAGGAACTGTTCGAGGTGACCCGCATGAACCACGGCATGACGCCGCTTCATGTGGCGGACTTGGATTTAAGCGAGCTGCTCGTGCAGCTGAACGAGGAATTGTTCCCGCTCTTCGAGAGCAGGGAACTGACGGTCCGGCTGCATGCCGGGACGCAGGTGCGGATGCAGGGCGACGGAGAGCTGCTGGCCCGCGTGTTCGGGAATTTGCTGACCAATGCCGTCCGCTACGGCGCCGACGGGCAGTTTATCGACATTCACTGCGTCTTGGAGGGAGACGAGGCGGTCGTGCAGGTCGTGAATTACGGCGATTCCATTCCGCCCGAGCAGCTGCCGTATCTCTTCGACATGTTCTTTACCGGCGATCAGGCGCGGACGAACAATAACGGCGGCACCGGCATCGGACTGTTCATCGTCCGCAATATCGTGGAGCAGCATGGCGGTACGATTAAGGTCGACAGCAGCGTCGTGCGTACTTGTTTCGAGGTCCGGCTGCCGACGCGCCAGGGGGAGTCCAATCCGGCTTCGCTCGCGAAAGGCGAGAACGCGGGCATGCCGAGTAACACGAAATAA
- a CDS encoding TetR/AcrR family transcriptional regulator, with amino-acid sequence MFERYNKVQQAVLETTLHLIIDKELQATSMSLIAKNSGVSTGNIYHYFSSKEDIINELYKAIVLFNGEFVTRDLHDGDTVQARFRRAWKNVIELGKKYPNGFRFIEQYSFSPYIHEASKLEAYKGGWCGPLASLYEEAVHQGLFIDMEPRMMVQMHYGSIVYLLKGHLQQHMELTDNVAEQTILACWNAVSKEKGWNE; translated from the coding sequence ATGTTTGAGCGATATAACAAAGTGCAGCAAGCGGTACTTGAAACGACCTTGCATTTGATCATCGATAAAGAGCTGCAGGCGACGTCCATGTCGCTGATCGCGAAGAATTCCGGCGTATCGACGGGCAACATTTATCATTATTTCAGCAGCAAGGAAGACATTATCAACGAATTGTACAAAGCGATCGTCTTGTTCAACGGGGAGTTCGTAACCCGGGATTTGCATGACGGGGACACGGTCCAGGCGCGGTTTCGGCGGGCGTGGAAGAACGTCATCGAGCTCGGCAAGAAGTATCCCAACGGCTTTCGGTTCATTGAGCAGTATTCGTTCTCTCCTTATATTCACGAGGCATCCAAGCTGGAGGCGTACAAGGGCGGCTGGTGCGGACCGCTCGCGAGCTTGTATGAGGAGGCAGTCCATCAGGGGTTATTCATCGATATGGAGCCTCGCATGATGGTGCAAATGCATTACGGGTCCATCGTTTATCTGTTGAAGGGCCATTTGCAGCAGCATATGGAACTGACGGATAACGTGGCGGAGCAGACGATTCTCGCCTGTTGGAACGCGGTAAGCAAGGAAAAGGGTTGGAACGAATAG
- a CDS encoding SDR family oxidoreductase, translated as MEKKTIFITGTSSGLGKLTAIHFAKLGWNVAATMRTPEKERELNAYENIKLFKLDVTNVAEVETAVSDAIAAFGKIDVVVNNAGMGSYGALELATEETIDWQFAVNTRGPINVIRKFLPHFRAVGGGMFINISSFMGLTTALPLGSLYNMSKFALEGLIEGLYYELKPLNIELRLIEQGGSSGNNFVNSIKWNKDEAITDYDDYMNKITAMMTSRDESQLDDPQIIVDAIAAQATGESYQFRTIVGEAGKNLLALRNSVPIEEYLETIAKNYN; from the coding sequence ATGGAGAAGAAGACGATTTTCATTACGGGAACGAGTTCGGGATTGGGAAAATTGACGGCGATTCATTTTGCGAAGCTCGGCTGGAACGTTGCCGCGACGATGCGTACGCCGGAGAAGGAACGGGAGCTTAACGCGTACGAGAACATCAAGCTGTTCAAGCTGGACGTGACGAATGTGGCGGAAGTGGAGACTGCCGTGAGCGATGCGATCGCGGCATTCGGCAAGATCGACGTCGTCGTCAACAATGCGGGCATGGGGTCCTACGGGGCGCTGGAATTGGCGACGGAGGAGACGATCGATTGGCAGTTCGCGGTCAACACCCGCGGTCCGATCAACGTCATTCGCAAGTTTCTGCCCCACTTCAGAGCCGTGGGCGGCGGCATGTTCATCAATATCAGCTCCTTCATGGGCTTGACCACGGCGCTTCCGCTCGGCTCGCTGTACAATATGTCCAAGTTCGCGCTGGAAGGCTTGATCGAGGGCCTCTATTACGAGCTCAAACCGCTCAATATCGAGCTGCGGCTCATCGAACAGGGCGGTTCCTCCGGCAACAATTTCGTGAACAGCATCAAGTGGAATAAGGACGAAGCTATCACGGATTACGATGATTACATGAACAAAATCACCGCCATGATGACGAGCCGGGACGAAAGCCAGCTGGACGATCCGCAAATCATCGTGGATGCCATCGCGGCGCAAGCGACCGGGGAAAGCTATCAATTCCGCACCATCGTCGGCGAAGCGGGCAAGAACTTGCTGGCGCTGCGAAATTCGGTTCCGATCGAGGAGTATTTGGAAACGATCGCGAAGAACTATAACTGA
- a CDS encoding M15 family metallopeptidase codes for MKKIHLAGLVLLVLIVIQVVQHADRGREKVEPMPETKLHSVQAGHNQLYRGNLLLVDQEHPVHEAGRLTDIVNVFEHPELKRGYGLMDTTIALSKRVAEKWQVLVDAAGADGIRHFVINSGYRDEEAQKELYEEKGSDYALPPGYSEHNLGLSMDIGSTEEEMGKAPEGKWLSKNAWKYGFILRYPKNKTDITGIQYEPWHFRYVGLPHSALMHEHNWTLEEYLSALKEQKTMTEAFDGVNYTVTYYPAAASGETAISVPIEGAYTVSGDNADGIIVTAQSGSGQ; via the coding sequence ATGAAGAAAATACATTTGGCAGGTCTTGTCTTGCTGGTGTTGATCGTTATACAGGTCGTGCAACATGCGGATAGGGGCCGCGAGAAAGTCGAACCGATGCCGGAGACGAAGCTGCATTCGGTGCAAGCGGGGCATAACCAGCTGTACCGAGGAAATTTGCTGCTTGTGGATCAGGAGCATCCCGTGCACGAGGCCGGCAGGCTGACGGATATCGTCAACGTGTTCGAACATCCGGAGCTGAAGCGCGGTTACGGTTTGATGGATACGACAATTGCGCTCTCCAAGCGCGTTGCCGAGAAGTGGCAGGTGCTGGTGGACGCGGCCGGGGCGGACGGCATCCGTCATTTTGTCATCAACAGCGGATACCGGGACGAAGAGGCGCAGAAGGAGCTCTACGAGGAGAAAGGTTCGGACTATGCGCTGCCGCCGGGGTACAGCGAGCACAACCTGGGACTCTCCATGGATATCGGCTCGACCGAGGAGGAGATGGGCAAGGCGCCCGAGGGCAAATGGCTGAGCAAGAATGCATGGAAATACGGCTTCATTCTGCGCTATCCGAAGAATAAGACGGACATTACCGGCATTCAGTACGAACCGTGGCATTTTCGCTACGTCGGGCTGCCGCATAGCGCGTTGATGCACGAGCATAACTGGACGCTGGAGGAATATCTGTCCGCGCTTAAGGAGCAGAAGACGATGACGGAAGCCTTCGACGGCGTGAACTATACGGTGACGTATTATCCGGCGGCGGCTTCCGGGGAGACGGCGATCAGCGTGCCCATCGAGGGCGCGTACACGGTTTCCGGCGATAACGCTGACGGTATCATCGTTACGGCGCAGAGCGGCAGCGGTCAATAA
- a CDS encoding HAD-IA family hydrolase has product MIKAIVFDFDGMIYDTEVPEYKAHCEIFAEHGQELELSLWGQCVGTNNSGFNPYDHLEACLGKPVDREVLRGRYQTKLERLLEQETIRPGVEDYLKSAQKLGLRIGLASSASRAWITGHNAKLNVLPYFECVRTREDVRLVKPDPELYVQVIREFGIEPHEAVAFEDSPNGAKAAKAAGMRCVTVPNDVTRYLTFGEVDMQLQSLADVSLEALLQKLQA; this is encoded by the coding sequence GTGATAAAAGCGATCGTATTCGATTTCGACGGCATGATCTACGATACCGAGGTGCCGGAATATAAGGCGCATTGTGAAATTTTCGCTGAGCATGGGCAGGAACTGGAACTGAGTCTCTGGGGGCAATGCGTGGGCACCAATAACAGCGGCTTTAACCCGTACGACCATCTGGAGGCTTGTCTGGGCAAGCCGGTCGACCGGGAGGTGCTTCGCGGCAGATACCAAACCAAATTGGAGCGGCTGCTGGAGCAGGAAACGATCCGGCCGGGCGTGGAGGATTACTTGAAGTCGGCTCAAAAGCTCGGGCTGCGCATCGGATTGGCTTCGAGCGCGAGCAGGGCATGGATAACCGGGCATAACGCCAAGCTGAACGTGCTGCCGTATTTCGAATGCGTTCGGACGCGCGAGGACGTGCGGCTGGTGAAGCCGGATCCCGAGCTGTATGTGCAGGTCATCCGCGAATTCGGCATCGAGCCGCACGAAGCGGTCGCGTTCGAGGATTCGCCGAACGGGGCGAAGGCGGCCAAGGCGGCCGGCATGCGCTGCGTCACGGTTCCCAACGATGTCACCCGTTACCTGACGTTCGGCGAGGTGGATATGCAGCTGCAATCGCTTGCGGATGTGAGCCTGGAGGCGCTGCTGCAGAAGCTTCAAGCGTAG
- a CDS encoding glycosyltransferase: MKNRLLQASLLGLSLALSAAPLTAWAAGNGAQARAATRADHSAAHKVCLSPAAVKLQEDMRKLWTEHVTWTRNYIVSAVAGTADQQVILARLLQNQQDIGNAIKPYYGEAAGNKLAELLREHILLAGKIVEALKAGNTAEAEKQNKLWYRNADEMAKFLSKANPNWTEKELKDLLYVHLQLVAEAAATRLKQDWAGDVAAFDKGINHIIMLADALSSGIVKQFPQRF; this comes from the coding sequence ATGAAGAACCGATTGCTGCAAGCAAGTCTGCTCGGTTTATCGCTCGCGCTAAGCGCGGCGCCGCTCACGGCGTGGGCCGCGGGGAACGGCGCCCAAGCCCGGGCGGCGACGAGGGCAGACCATTCCGCCGCGCATAAAGTCTGTTTGAGCCCGGCCGCGGTCAAGCTGCAAGAGGACATGCGCAAGCTGTGGACCGAGCACGTAACCTGGACCCGTAACTATATCGTCAGCGCCGTCGCGGGTACGGCCGACCAGCAAGTCATCCTGGCGCGCCTGCTGCAAAATCAGCAGGATATCGGCAATGCGATCAAGCCGTATTACGGCGAGGCGGCCGGCAATAAGCTGGCCGAACTGCTGCGAGAGCATATTCTGCTCGCAGGCAAGATCGTGGAGGCGCTCAAGGCCGGCAATACGGCCGAAGCGGAGAAACAGAACAAGCTGTGGTACCGGAATGCGGACGAGATGGCGAAGTTTCTCAGCAAGGCGAACCCGAACTGGACGGAGAAAGAGCTGAAAGATCTGCTGTACGTCCATCTGCAGCTCGTTGCCGAGGCAGCAGCGACCCGGCTGAAACAAGACTGGGCCGGCGACGTAGCGGCGTTCGACAAAGGCATCAATCACATTATCATGCTGGCCGACGCGTTATCCTCGGGCATCGTGAAACAGTTTCCCCAGCGCTTCTGA